ACTTTACCGCCAATGCCCTTGCCATAAGGCTTAACGGTTCCCCGCCTAACATGCTTATTGATTATTTCGGAGGACAGCGCGACATAAAGGAAAGGGTGCTTCGCGTACTGCACAGTTTAAGTTTTGTTGAAGATCCGACACGCGCATTCAGAGCACTCCGCTTCGAGGCACGTCTGGATTTCCGGCTTGGCAAGCAGACAGAATTACTGATCAAAGATGCTGTGGCAAGAGGAGTCTTTCACAAAGTTTCAGGCAAAAGAATACTGGCTGAACTCATACTAATACTTAAGGACAAGAACTGCATAGGAGCGCTTAAAAGGATGGAGGAGCTTGAGTTGCTTTCGGCTGTAAACCCGGAGCTTTCATTTAAGGGTGAAAGCGAGAGCCTGTTTAAAAGCATAGAGAAGATTCTTGACTGGTACGAGGTATCTTTTCCTGACAAGCATCTTGATTCATGGCTTGTATATTTCATGGCCTTGTGCCACCGGTACAATATTAATGAGCTTGAAACGATATGCGACAGACTTTCGGTGCCGACTACTGTTAGAAATCAATTACGCGCGTCCATAGCTGCCGAGAGTATCCTCAAGAAACTTGATATCAAAGAGAAGCCGAAGCCTAGCCTTATACATTCAGTTCTTGGCAGTGCAGGCAGAGAGATGATTATTTTTCTCATGGCTCTTACAAAGAATGAGCATGTAAGAAAATCTGTTTCTACTTTTCTTGTGAACCGCCCGCAGGCAACAAGGGAGATAAGCGGTCACGACCTTAAAAAAATAGGAATCCCTCCGGGACCTCTCTATACAAAGATACTCGATGAAGTGAAGAATGCACGGATAGACGGGGTGGTAAAGGACCGCGACGGTGAAATTGCGCTCGCCAGGAAGCTCTTTGAAAAGTACAGATAACAGAATATCAAAATATCATCATCATTTATCATCTATTGATACAGTTCACTGTATCATTTCATGCTATTTCCCCCAAAGCTAATTATCTAATTTCGAATCAGTAAACCATGTCAAAATAAATAATCTGGGATTATCAATAGGTTGCAGCGACTTTGAGGTTGAAAACTATTCTTGGCATTGGAATTGCTATATCTATAGCAGGATGCAACATTGGATATAACAACTAAGCCAAATAGTCAGGCTAAAACAGGAGGAAGTAACATGAAAAAGATTCTAACGGCAGCAGTATCAATGGTTTTTATGACCCTATTCGTTTCTACTATCTCTTTTGCAGATATAAATAAGCCGGGAAGCGTTGGCTGGAAACCGCCAGTCAGGTCTCAACAGATGAAAATCAGCAAAACTGCTGATAGCAACTCTGGCGGTACGGCAGAGAAACAATTAGCAAAATCCTGCTCTTGCACATCAAAACAAGGAAGTGGGAGTAATGAGACGTCCGGACCTTGCAAAGCAAATTAGCAATCTGTAACAGAATCAATTAGTCATTTGATAGAATTTAGATAAGATAAGATTTAGGTAAGATAAGGTTAAATACTAAAGCTCCCCCAGCTCCTGCCGGGGGAGCCTTCAATTGTGAGACTTTTGTTTTTTTATTAATGAAATGGAGTTTTGTGAATGAATTGCCTGCCAATAGATATTGATAAAGTTGAAGAATTCAGGACATTCTTCCCGGAAATTTTAAGCCTTATTGAATCTTATACGGACAAAGATGAAAGCATTGCTCTGGATTTGTTTAACAGTTATTTCAAGACCAGTGAGATTTCAGAAAGGCTTAGGAATGAAGGTATAGCGGTTCCGAAAGTTATGATAATAAGCCCGACGATGAGATGTAATCTAAGCTGTGTCGGTTGTTACTCAAAGAAATACTCTCGTGAAGATGAGCTTGCTTTAGAGGAGCTGGACAGAGTGATTACCGAGTCTGAAAGACTTGGAGTATTTTTTTTTATAATCAGCGGAGGAGAACCATTTATAAAAGAAGGGTTGTTTGATGTTTTAAAAAATCACAGAAGTTCATTCTTCTGGATTTTCAGCAATGGCACATTGTTTAATAAAGAATTAGCTGCGGAGGTTAAAGAAAAGTTTACCGGATTTCTGATTTTTAGTCTTGAGGGATTCGAAGATGAGACTGATTCCTGGAGGGGAAAAGGAACTTATAAAAAAGTGGCAAAGGCTATGGAATATGCAAGAGGAGAAGGTATCCCATTTGGATTTTCAGTAACACCCACAAAACTCAATCTCGATGCTCTGACAGGAGGAGAATTCCTGGATAAAATGATTAAGAGGGGATGCACAATAGGGATATTCTCACACTATAATCATTCTGCAAATGTACCTGATGTTTATTCCTGCGATCAGAAAGAGAGGGAATCACTTAAATCCTGCGTTAAGAAAGCTAATGAAGAGAAAAAGATTTTTTTAATAGATACAAGATATATGGAAGAGCTTGGCGGAGGTTGTTGCGGTGGGAACGAGATTTTGCACATAAACTCGCAAGGCTATGTTACTCCCTGCCCATTGCTGAATATTACTGCTGATAGTATAAGAGAAAAAAGTTTAAAAGATATTTTGCGTTCAGAGTTGTTTTCAGACATTCGCGGCAGGAGGAGCTCATTTATAATCGGGTCTTGTCCAGATACTAATGTTTAACTTATTTCTTTGATTAAAATATTCTTATATCGTTCAGTAATAAAGCTGGGTGGGCTTTAGAACATGAAGCCTAAATTTATTGCCAACAACACCAGAATGGAAATCCTTTCTCATCCCTAACCTTCATGATTTTATCGCCTTTCTTTACTTCAGCGGCCATGATTGATGGTTTCCCTTGAAATGTGCATTTTGATCCTTTTACTTCAATCTTATCTCCTGGTTCAATCGCATAGTCCTGATTTTCAATATACCATGCGGGACCTAAATGAACTGGCACTATTTCTTTGTCAGTTTTTAGGAGTATCTGTATTCCAAGTGTCATTCCTTCCATGGGGGTAATTTTTTCAACTTTCTCCACTACTCCGCTAATGGTTTCGACAGTTTTAGGATTGTAAATTTTTCCATAATTGGACAATGGACTCCAACCAACACTTCCTGGTTTATGCTGAGCAAAAGATGCTGTAGAAGTAATAAGCGTCAAGGCTGAAATTAATGCGATTAAAATAAAAATTTTTCTCATAATCTTAACCTCCATTTTCATTTTTAGCCCACCCAGTTTTATCTAAGTTAAGAAAATTTTATTTATCTTCAATGTTATAATTATAACGCTATGATATATTAAATGGGATTTATTCTAAAAATAATATGTCTTTTTTATAAGTCAAGCTGACAGGATTGTTGTGATAGCAAGTTCGCCCCTTCCCGCCAAAGGAAAGACAAATTTCATGAAACTCCATGAAATCACGGGCAAATAACCTGCCGTTTATTTAGTTTGAGGGATCCGGCTCTATCTTAGGTTGGTCAGTCGAACCGGAGTCTTCAGCAGGAGTGTTAGCGTCATGCTGGCGTCTTGATATTTTCTCTTCCTGTTTCTTTTTCCGTTTGATTTCTTTTTGCCTTTTGTTGCTTTTATAATTGCCGGAACGCGAAGCCATAGCTGCCCCCCATATAATAGTTTTATAGTGATAATTTACAAACTGACTGCTGAAGTACATTAAAAAGCGAGAAGCAATAATTTCAGGAAATATTGAAAAGGGAGGCTCCTTATAGGGGAGCCTCCTTCACAGGTTTACAGTTTTACGATGTTTACTGCCTTTGGGCCTTTGTCACCTTTTGCAACATCAAAGCTCACTGAATCACCTTCGGAGAGATTTTTGAATCCATCTCCCTGGATTTCAGAATAATGTGCGAACACATCTGGGCCACCATCACTCTGAGTTATGAAGCCAAATCCCTTGGATTCATTGAACCACTTTACTGTTCCGTTTGCCATGCTAAATAACCTCCATAAATATTGAACCACTAAACTGCCGTAAAAATACGGCTCCCAACAAAAAAAGTCCACAAAGTATAAAGTCTTTGTGGACTCGCTGTTACAAAAACTCAAGATACTTGTGGTATATTGGCAACATTTATTTTGAAAAGTCAAATAATAATGTTATCCTGTTAAAAAAAGAACAATACTATAAGAAATATCACATTGTGAGATTTAATGGTGTGATGAGGCAAAACACCTCTCTTTTGAGCTTCAATTGAAAATTATTTTTTCTGGGATATAATGAGAAACATAGTTGGCTATTTTATCTGTTATTTGTTATATGGTTACTGTAAACTGTAAGTCGTGAATATTAATGAGTCTGACTTCAAATATAGAGTTAACCGGATTTTAACTTCTAAATTGTTACAGTTTAACCTATTATCAATAAAAGACTGGTAGAGCTTCCCGGTTTTAAAAAGCTGCGGGGCTATTTTATTAAACACTGAAAGGGGTACAAGGTTATGGGAAACAAATTGTTCGTAGGAAGTCTTCCTTTTAATGCAACAGAAGATGATCTGAATAGTCTCTTCTCAAAAGTTGGGAAGGTTGAATCTGTAAAGATAATAACCGACACATACTCTGGGCGGTCAAAAGGATTTGGTTTCGTTGAAATGGGATCAGATGAGGATGCAAAGAAAGCTATCTCAGAAATCAATGGAACGTCATTCATGGAAAGAACAATTATTGTAAATGAAGCGCGTCCAAAGGAGTCAGGAGGAGAGCGTAGAGGTGGTTTCGGCGGCAATCGCGGAGGCGGAGGCGGTTTTGGCAATCGCGGTGGCGGCAGTGGTGGTTATGGCGGCGGAGGTGGCGGACGCGGTGGTGCAGGCGGAAGTCGCGGCGGCGGAAGCGGCGGTTATGGCGGTGGACGCGGTGGTGCAGGCGGCAATCGCGGAGGCGGCGGGCGCAGTGGTTCAGGCGGTGACAGGGGTTCCAGCGGCAGTGGCGGCGGAAGAGGATTTAACAGATAATTAATCAGGACTTGTAATACAATAAGATTTAACTAAATTGATTCACTTTATAGCCTCAGGGGAAATAAAGTCCTGAGGCTGTTTTATTTATGTGCTGTTTTATCTATGTAAAGAAAGGATTTAAAAAGCAATGAGCAATGAACCAAACAAAGTTATCTATTCAATGATCGGTGTGAGCAAATTTTATGACAAAAAACCGGTCCTGAAAGATATCTATCTCTCTTATTTCTACGGGGCAAAAATCGGTGTCATAGGTCTTAACGGTTCAGGGAAAAGCTCTCTTCTCCGCATACTTGCAGGAAAAGATAAAGCATTTAACGGAGAGACAGTTCTTTCACCCGGGCACACTATAGGTTCTCTTGAACAGGAACCGGAACTGGATAATGACAAGACAGTGAGAGAGATTGTGCAAGAGGGCGTCCAGGAGGTAGTTGATGCCCTTAATGAGTATAACCGCATAAATGAGAAATTTGCAGAGCCCATGTCTGATGATGAGATGAATAAACTTATCGAAAAACAAGGTGTGGTGCAGGAGAGACTTGATGCCCTCGATGCATGGGACCTTGATTCGCGTCTTGATATGGCAATGGATGCCCTTCGCTGTCCTCCGGCGGATACTCCTGTAAAAATTCTTTCAGGAGGTGAGAAACGCCGTGTCGCTCTTTGCAGGCTTCTCCTTCAGAAACCGGACATCTTACTCCTTGACGAGCCGACCAACCACCTTGATGCGGAAACTGTCGCATGGCTTGAACATCATCTTCAAAGCTATGCAGGCACAGTCATTGCAGTCACCCATGACCGCTATTTCCTTGATAATGTGGCGGGATGGATATTGGAGCTTGACCGCGGAGAGGGAATACCATGGAAGGGGAATTATTCTTCATGGCTTGAACAGAAAAAGAACCGGCTTGCGCTGGAAGAAAAATCAGAGAGCGAAAGACAGAAGACACTTCAGCGAGAGCTTGAATGGATAAGCATGTCTCCAAAGGGGCGCCATGCAAAGGCAAAGGCGCGTATCAATTCCTATGAAGAACTCTTAAGTCAGGATAATGAAAAAAAATCAAGGGAGCTTGAAATCTACATCCCGCCAGGACCGCGCCTCGGCGATGTAGTAATCGAAGCCAACAATGTGGGCAAGGCATACGGTGAAAATATCCTTATGGAAGATATGACATTCATGCTTCCCCCGGGCGGTATCGTCGGAGTCATCGGACCTAACGGAGCAGGAAAGACAACGCTTTTCCGGATGATAACACAAAAGGAAAATCCTGATTCAGGGGTATTTAAAATAGGCGGGACAGTTAAGCTTGCCTATGTTGACCAAAGCCGCGATGACCTTGATCCTGAAAAATCTATCTGGCATGTGATCTCGGATGGAAAGGATGTAATCCAGATCGGAAAGCGGGAAGTGAATTCACGCGCCTATGTTGCACGTTTTAATTTCTCAGGCCCTGACCAGCAGAAAAAAGTTTCAATGCTGTCGGGAGGAGAAAGAAACCGCGTTCATCTCGCAAGGATGCTGAAAGAAGAGGCAAATGTCCTTCTCCTTGACGAGCCTACGAATGATCTTGATGTCAACACCATGCGTGCCCTTGAAGAGGCGCTTGAGAATTTTGCGGGCTGTGCAGTTGTCATAAGCCATGACCGCTGGTTCTTAGACCGCATCGCCACACATATACTTGCCTTTGAAGGTGAGAGCAAAGTGGTCTGGTTTGACGGGAATTATTCAGAGTACGAGGCTGACAGAAAAGCACGTCTCGGTGTCGAGGCAGATCAACCGCATAGGATTAAGTATAGGCATCTCACAAGAATATAATAGGTATTGCGGCGTTCCCATTTTTTCCCTATTGACCAATTCCTTTGGCAGGTCTAAAAGACAAAAAACGCAGATGATCTTAACGAGCAAAGGAGATAATGATGAAGATTCTGATTGCTGACAAATTCCCTGATAAACAGATTGATGAAATCAAGAAAATGAAAGTTGTGCTTGAATATGCTCCAAAATTAAAATCAGAAGAACTCCCTGAAGCAGCCAAAGAAGCTGATATATTAATTGTCAGGTCAACAGAAGTCCATGCTGACTGCATTGAAAAGAGCAGCAAATTAAGTCTCATAATCCGCGCAGGTGCAGGAGTAAATAACA
The sequence above is drawn from the Candidatus Schekmanbacteria bacterium genome and encodes:
- a CDS encoding radical SAM protein, which gives rise to MNCLPIDIDKVEEFRTFFPEILSLIESYTDKDESIALDLFNSYFKTSEISERLRNEGIAVPKVMIISPTMRCNLSCVGCYSKKYSREDELALEELDRVITESERLGVFFFIISGGEPFIKEGLFDVLKNHRSSFFWIFSNGTLFNKELAAEVKEKFTGFLIFSLEGFEDETDSWRGKGTYKKVAKAMEYARGEGIPFGFSVTPTKLNLDALTGGEFLDKMIKRGCTIGIFSHYNHSANVPDVYSCDQKERESLKSCVKKANEEKKIFLIDTRYMEELGGGCCGGNEILHINSQGYVTPCPLLNITADSIREKSLKDILRSELFSDIRGRRSSFIIGSCPDTNV
- a CDS encoding DNA-binding protein encodes the protein MRKIFILIALISALTLITSTASFAQHKPGSVGWSPLSNYGKIYNPKTVETISGVVEKVEKITPMEGMTLGIQILLKTDKEIVPVHLGPAWYIENQDYAIEPGDKIEVKGSKCTFQGKPSIMAAEVKKGDKIMKVRDEKGFPFWCCWQ
- a CDS encoding cold-shock protein → MANGTVKWFNESKGFGFITQSDGGPDVFAHYSEIQGDGFKNLSEGDSVSFDVAKGDKGPKAVNIVKL
- a CDS encoding RNA-binding protein; the encoded protein is MGNKLFVGSLPFNATEDDLNSLFSKVGKVESVKIITDTYSGRSKGFGFVEMGSDEDAKKAISEINGTSFMERTIIVNEARPKESGGERRGGFGGNRGGGGGFGNRGGGSGGYGGGGGGRGGAGGSRGGGSGGYGGGRGGAGGNRGGGGRSGSGGDRGSSGSGGGRGFNR
- the ettA gene encoding energy-dependent translational throttle protein EttA; its protein translation is MSNEPNKVIYSMIGVSKFYDKKPVLKDIYLSYFYGAKIGVIGLNGSGKSSLLRILAGKDKAFNGETVLSPGHTIGSLEQEPELDNDKTVREIVQEGVQEVVDALNEYNRINEKFAEPMSDDEMNKLIEKQGVVQERLDALDAWDLDSRLDMAMDALRCPPADTPVKILSGGEKRRVALCRLLLQKPDILLLDEPTNHLDAETVAWLEHHLQSYAGTVIAVTHDRYFLDNVAGWILELDRGEGIPWKGNYSSWLEQKKNRLALEEKSESERQKTLQRELEWISMSPKGRHAKAKARINSYEELLSQDNEKKSRELEIYIPPGPRLGDVVIEANNVGKAYGENILMEDMTFMLPPGGIVGVIGPNGAGKTTLFRMITQKENPDSGVFKIGGTVKLAYVDQSRDDLDPEKSIWHVISDGKDVIQIGKREVNSRAYVARFNFSGPDQQKKVSMLSGGERNRVHLARMLKEEANVLLLDEPTNDLDVNTMRALEEALENFAGCAVVISHDRWFLDRIATHILAFEGESKVVWFDGNYSEYEADRKARLGVEADQPHRIKYRHLTRI